The following coding sequences are from one Geothrix sp. window:
- the trpB gene encoding tryptophan synthase subunit beta, with protein sequence MTETFSLVSRFGTQGLGGCYAPETLMQPLLDLESAFRSALADPAFQVELKGELRHFVGRPTPLTPAPRLAAKLGLRALFLKREDLTHTGAHKINNALAQAILARRMSKTEIIAETGAGQHGVATAAACARLGLSCTVYMGVTDMARQAPNVARMRLFGTKVVPVEAGQGTLKEAVNEALRAWAGRCDQAHYILGSALGPHPFPTLVRSFQTVIGEEARAQVLEQSGALPEVVLACAGGGSNGLGLLVPFLGDALRRVAVEAGGHGQALGEHAARLDGGRMGVLHGCKTLLLQDDHGHTAETASISAGLDYPALGPELAALALDGKVEVRRASDDEALVGARQLCEAEGILPALESSHALALLPALAAEGVATVLLGLSGRGDKDLSTYQSRLGI encoded by the coding sequence ATGACCGAAACCTTCAGCCTGGTCTCCCGCTTCGGCACCCAGGGACTCGGCGGCTGCTACGCGCCCGAGACCCTCATGCAGCCGCTCCTCGACCTGGAGTCCGCCTTCCGTTCGGCCCTGGCCGACCCGGCTTTCCAGGTGGAACTCAAAGGCGAGCTGCGCCACTTCGTGGGCCGGCCCACGCCACTGACGCCCGCGCCGCGACTGGCCGCGAAGCTGGGCCTGCGGGCCCTCTTCCTCAAGCGCGAGGACCTCACCCACACCGGCGCCCACAAGATCAACAACGCCCTGGCCCAGGCCATCCTGGCCCGGCGCATGAGCAAGACCGAAATCATCGCCGAGACCGGCGCGGGCCAGCATGGCGTGGCCACGGCAGCGGCTTGCGCGCGGCTGGGCCTGAGCTGCACGGTCTACATGGGCGTCACCGACATGGCCCGCCAGGCACCGAACGTGGCCCGCATGCGGCTCTTCGGCACGAAGGTGGTGCCCGTGGAAGCGGGACAGGGCACCCTCAAGGAGGCCGTGAACGAGGCCCTGCGCGCCTGGGCCGGCCGCTGCGACCAGGCCCACTACATTCTCGGCTCCGCTTTGGGACCCCATCCCTTCCCCACGCTGGTGCGCAGCTTCCAGACCGTCATCGGCGAGGAGGCCCGGGCCCAGGTGCTGGAGCAGTCCGGAGCGCTTCCTGAAGTGGTCCTGGCCTGCGCGGGCGGAGGCAGCAATGGCCTCGGCCTGCTGGTGCCCTTCCTCGGCGATGCCCTGCGCCGCGTGGCGGTGGAGGCTGGCGGTCACGGCCAGGCCCTCGGCGAACACGCGGCGCGGCTCGATGGCGGCCGCATGGGCGTCCTTCATGGGTGCAAAACCCTGCTGCTGCAGGACGACCACGGCCACACGGCGGAGACTGCCAGCATCAGCGCCGGCCTGGACTACCCGGCCCTGGGGCCCGAGCTGGCGGCCCTGGCCCTCGACGGGAAAGTCGAAGTACGCCGGGCCTCGGATGACGAGGCCCTCGTGGGCGCCCGGCAGCTCTGCGAAGCCGAAGGCATCCTGCCCGCCCTGGAGAGCAGCCACGCCCTGGCCCTGCTGCCCGCGCTCGCCGCGGAGGGCGTCGCCACCGTGCTGCTGGGACTCAGCGGCCGCGGCGACAAGGACCTGTCCACCTATCAGTCGCGTCTGGGGATCTGA
- the trpA gene encoding tryptophan synthase subunit alpha, whose translation MSLNPLLPFLMAGDPSMEALPHLLSEAKALGLEALELGLPHSDPIADGPVLQAAAQRAIGRGATPLRVLEALAGITDSPDVILFTYLNPLLQIGAGRLRALLAPTPVKALLVVDLPFGEEPIFEADLRAAGYPMVPLLAPTTTLERARQILVERPDPGPDAAFAQRFAYVVARLGVTGTGQAMDMGPVSARVQQLRTFSDRPLAVGFGLSDPQSLARVRFLGATPVIGSALVQELAEGQSLRAALSPRMVGDA comes from the coding sequence ATGAGCCTGAATCCACTGCTGCCCTTCCTCATGGCCGGCGACCCCTCGATGGAGGCCTTGCCCCACCTTCTCTCGGAAGCCAAGGCCCTCGGTCTCGAAGCCCTCGAACTGGGCCTGCCCCACTCCGATCCCATCGCCGATGGCCCCGTGCTGCAGGCGGCGGCCCAGCGTGCCATCGGCCGCGGTGCGACGCCGCTGCGGGTGCTGGAGGCCCTGGCGGGGATCACGGACAGTCCCGACGTGATCCTCTTCACCTACCTCAATCCCCTGCTGCAGATCGGTGCCGGGCGGCTGCGGGCCCTGCTGGCGCCGACGCCCGTGAAGGCGCTGCTCGTGGTGGACCTGCCCTTCGGGGAGGAACCCATCTTCGAGGCGGACCTGCGCGCCGCGGGCTATCCCATGGTGCCCCTGCTGGCCCCGACCACCACCCTGGAGCGGGCCCGGCAGATCCTGGTGGAGCGCCCTGATCCCGGGCCGGACGCCGCCTTCGCCCAGCGCTTCGCCTACGTGGTGGCCCGGCTTGGCGTCACCGGTACCGGGCAGGCCATGGACATGGGACCCGTGTCGGCGCGCGTCCAGCAGCTTCGGACTTTTTCGGACCGTCCACTGGCCGTGGGCTTCGGCCTGTCGGACCCGCAGAGCCTGGCGCGGGTGCGCTTCCTGGGTGCCACGCCGGTCATCGGCTCCGCCCTGGTGCAGGAACTGGCCGAGGGCCAAAGCCTCCGCGCCGCCCTGTCGCCGCGCATGGTTGGTGATGCCTAG
- a CDS encoding OmpP1/FadL family transporter, translated as MSHRSRLTLTALTLVAAGAFAPQAKASGFQLREQSPLSQGNAFAGVSAGGGDISSLFFNPAVMTQYDGWQFSMGGTYVGLSAKFENGSATRTPTLLGLGFQSAPNTGTNLNTISGPADHGNAAISAVLPEFNIMYSVNRDLKIGLSLNVPFGLTTEYDANWIGRYHALKSDLKTIDIAPSIAYRVSNTVTIGAAFIARKADAELTNAVDYGTALALKVGAGLAGAGLSTVSPGPGQNSPVAAVAMGLPNATFGTPGYAIPGAWDGKAGLKGNGWGYGWKAGIIFEPSKDLRIGLAYQAAMTMTLKGDATFEYPTAMPATDYAALTGAGLRNGRGQADLDLPSTASLGFDWKVSPTFSLQGEVARTTWSSFKTLVVKFPDNTAPGQTTESVTDENWNDTTFVSLGGTWKVNQAWTFRAGLAFDKSAVDDAHRTPRIPDNDRKWVSFGASYALSKQTTFDFGYSRLFISDGKVMLSAGTTPTDNNATRGSLNGTIKASINILGAALRYSF; from the coding sequence ATGAGTCATCGTTCGCGTCTCACCCTCACCGCCCTGACCCTGGTCGCGGCCGGGGCCTTCGCACCCCAGGCCAAGGCCAGCGGCTTCCAGCTCCGCGAGCAGAGCCCGCTTTCCCAGGGCAACGCCTTCGCTGGCGTCAGCGCGGGCGGCGGCGACATCAGCTCCCTCTTCTTCAACCCGGCGGTGATGACCCAGTACGACGGCTGGCAGTTCTCCATGGGCGGCACCTATGTGGGCCTGAGCGCCAAGTTTGAGAACGGCTCGGCCACCCGCACGCCGACTCTGCTCGGGCTCGGCTTCCAGAGCGCCCCCAACACCGGCACCAACCTGAATACCATCTCCGGCCCCGCGGACCACGGCAATGCCGCCATCTCGGCCGTGCTGCCCGAGTTCAACATCATGTACAGCGTGAACCGGGACCTCAAGATCGGCCTCTCGCTGAACGTGCCCTTCGGCCTCACCACGGAGTACGACGCCAACTGGATCGGCCGCTACCACGCCCTGAAGTCCGACCTGAAGACCATCGACATCGCCCCCAGCATCGCCTACCGCGTGAGCAATACCGTCACGATCGGCGCGGCGTTCATCGCCCGCAAGGCCGATGCGGAGCTCACCAACGCCGTGGACTACGGCACCGCGCTCGCCCTGAAGGTGGGAGCTGGCCTGGCTGGCGCAGGGTTGTCCACCGTCTCCCCGGGTCCCGGTCAGAACAGCCCCGTCGCCGCTGTTGCCATGGGCCTGCCCAACGCCACCTTCGGCACGCCCGGTTATGCCATTCCCGGCGCCTGGGACGGCAAGGCCGGCCTGAAGGGCAATGGCTGGGGCTACGGCTGGAAGGCCGGCATCATCTTCGAGCCCTCCAAGGACCTGCGGATCGGCCTGGCCTACCAGGCCGCCATGACCATGACCTTGAAGGGTGATGCAACCTTCGAATACCCCACGGCCATGCCCGCCACCGACTACGCCGCCCTGACCGGCGCCGGTCTCAGGAACGGCAGGGGCCAGGCGGACCTGGATCTTCCCTCCACGGCCTCGCTGGGCTTCGACTGGAAGGTGTCCCCAACCTTTTCGCTGCAGGGCGAAGTGGCCCGGACCACCTGGTCCTCCTTCAAGACCCTGGTCGTGAAGTTCCCGGATAACACCGCCCCCGGCCAGACCACGGAGTCCGTCACGGACGAGAACTGGAACGACACCACCTTCGTGTCCCTGGGCGGCACTTGGAAGGTGAACCAGGCCTGGACCTTCCGCGCCGGTCTCGCCTTCGACAAGAGCGCCGTGGATGATGCCCACCGCACCCCCCGCATCCCCGACAATGATCGCAAGTGGGTGTCCTTCGGGGCCAGCTACGCACTCTCGAAGCAGACGACCTTCGATTTCGGCTACAGCCGCCTCTTCATCAGCGATGGCAAGGTCATGCTCTCTGCCGGAACCACTCCTACGGACAACAACGCCACTCGGGGTAGCCTGAACGGCACCATCAAGGCCAGCATCAACATCCTGGGCGCCGCCCTGCGGTACAGCTTCTAG
- a CDS encoding thiolase family protein, with the protein MSHAVILKSLRSPIGKFQGALAPLAAPDLAAQVVKALLAAVPGALPSEAIFGNVVGAGVGQAPARQAALRGGLPASVSALTINKVCGSGLKAIQLAANAVRLGDHEVVLAGGMESMSNAPYLMPKLRTGARMGHTEAKDAMILDGLWCAMTDQHMGHTGELVADKYGVGREAQDAWAAESHRKALAAMQAGAFQAEIVPIAVPGRKGDLIVTEDEGPRADCTTESLARLRPAFKKDGTVTAGNAPSVNDGAAAALVTTEDYAKAHGLPIQARILGTATAGLDPEWVLMAPVEAIRKLLSKVGWGVDDVDLWEINEAFAVQLVATMQELNLPADRINVHGGAVALGHPIGASGARVMATLLHALERQGKQRGIAALCLGGGNAIAMAVERV; encoded by the coding sequence ATGTCCCACGCCGTCATCCTCAAATCCCTCCGCAGCCCCATCGGCAAGTTCCAGGGGGCGCTGGCGCCCCTGGCGGCGCCGGATCTGGCGGCCCAGGTGGTGAAGGCGCTGCTGGCCGCGGTGCCGGGCGCCCTGCCCTCGGAGGCCATCTTCGGCAACGTGGTGGGCGCGGGCGTGGGCCAGGCCCCGGCCCGCCAGGCGGCCCTGCGCGGCGGCCTGCCCGCCAGCGTGTCGGCGCTGACCATCAACAAGGTCTGCGGCAGCGGGCTCAAGGCCATCCAGCTGGCGGCCAACGCCGTGCGCCTGGGTGACCACGAGGTGGTTCTGGCGGGCGGCATGGAGTCCATGTCCAACGCGCCCTACCTCATGCCCAAGCTGCGCACCGGCGCCCGCATGGGCCACACCGAGGCCAAGGACGCGATGATTCTCGACGGCCTCTGGTGCGCGATGACGGATCAGCACATGGGCCACACGGGCGAGCTGGTGGCCGACAAGTACGGCGTGGGCCGCGAGGCCCAGGATGCGTGGGCCGCCGAGAGCCACCGCAAGGCCCTGGCGGCCATGCAGGCCGGCGCCTTCCAGGCCGAGATCGTGCCCATCGCCGTGCCCGGCAGGAAGGGCGACCTGATCGTCACTGAGGATGAGGGCCCCCGCGCCGACTGCACGACAGAATCCCTGGCCAGGCTGCGCCCGGCCTTCAAGAAGGATGGCACCGTCACCGCCGGCAACGCCCCCAGCGTGAACGACGGCGCCGCCGCTGCCCTGGTCACGACCGAGGACTACGCCAAGGCCCACGGCCTGCCCATCCAGGCGCGCATCCTGGGCACCGCCACCGCCGGTCTGGATCCCGAGTGGGTGCTCATGGCTCCCGTGGAGGCCATCCGCAAGCTCCTGTCGAAGGTGGGCTGGGGCGTGGACGACGTGGACCTCTGGGAGATCAACGAAGCCTTCGCCGTGCAGCTGGTGGCCACCATGCAGGAGCTGAACCTGCCCGCCGACCGCATCAACGTCCACGGTGGCGCCGTGGCCCTGGGCCATCCCATCGGGGCGTCCGGCGCCCGGGTGATGGCCACGTTGCTCCATGCGCTGGAGCGCCAGGGAAAGCAGCGCGGCATCGCCGCGTTGTGCCTCGGTGGCGGCAACGCCATCGCCATGGCCGTGGAACGCGTGTAG
- a CDS encoding DivIVA domain-containing protein, with translation MKYTPLDIQRREFEKVFRGLEESEVRTFLHEIAGEWEELLAENQKLKEEILDNRERLRQYQDQDRIFRETLLQAQRTREDVLDGANREKELVIREAQFKAEEVVREAQQHVVELEVHIRNLKMERLKFLREVESLMDRTRRHLQDEAPDVYVAAPPTLNLENLDLSALDETFPTQKRSNLT, from the coding sequence ATGAAATACACCCCCCTCGACATCCAGCGCCGGGAATTCGAGAAGGTCTTCCGGGGCCTGGAGGAATCCGAGGTCCGCACCTTCCTCCACGAGATCGCCGGGGAGTGGGAGGAGCTGCTGGCCGAGAACCAGAAGCTCAAGGAGGAGATCCTCGACAACCGCGAGCGGCTGCGTCAGTACCAGGACCAGGACCGCATCTTCCGCGAGACCCTGCTGCAGGCCCAGCGCACCCGGGAGGATGTGCTGGACGGGGCCAACCGCGAGAAGGAGCTGGTCATCCGCGAGGCCCAGTTCAAGGCCGAGGAGGTGGTCCGCGAGGCCCAGCAGCATGTGGTGGAGCTGGAAGTGCACATCCGCAACCTGAAGATGGAGCGCCTCAAGTTCCTGCGGGAAGTGGAGTCCCTCATGGACCGCACCCGCCGCCACCTGCAGGACGAGGCCCCGGACGTCTATGTGGCCGCGCCCCCCACCCTGAACCTGGAGAACCTCGACCTCAGCGCCCTGGACGAGACCTTTCCCACCCAGAAGCGGTCGAACCTGACCTGA
- a CDS encoding YggT family protein translates to MPLLFTIAYYALDAVIYLLIATAILSWFPIDPRNRWVRLLHTVTEPILHPIRALVPPIGGFSLDILIAVLLLGVIQRVFLRALTS, encoded by the coding sequence ATGCCCCTTCTCTTCACCATCGCCTACTACGCCCTGGATGCGGTCATCTACCTGCTGATCGCCACGGCCATCCTGTCCTGGTTCCCCATCGACCCCCGGAACCGCTGGGTCCGCCTGCTGCACACCGTCACCGAGCCCATCCTCCACCCCATCCGGGCCCTCGTCCCGCCCATCGGGGGCTTCAGCCTCGACATCCTCATCGCCGTGCTGCTGCTCGGCGTCATCCAGCGGGTCTTCCTCCGGGCCCTGACCTCCTGA
- the bshA gene encoding N-acetyl-alpha-D-glucosaminyl L-malate synthase BshA, which translates to MRIGISCYSTFGGSGVVATEVGKALAARGHEVHILSPSLPPRLVGFEDRITFHEVRASPYPLFEDAPYSIALGSKMADVAEHNGLDIIHAHYAIPHAMAALLARMAVPHLKVVTTLHGTDITVVGSDPSYLPMVKMAIRESDGVTAVSEYLRDETVRTFGVDRAIDVIGNFVEPPGQERPDCRAWLAPKAAFVLTHISNFRAVKRVMDVLRVFERVRKEVPVRLIMVGDGPDRVEAEAFCRDRGFAAEVRFTGKQLDIGTVLACSDLFILPSATESFGLAALEAMGHRVPVIASRVGGLPEVVRHGVDGYLEALGDVDAMAADAVRLLRDEDLRLTMGTAARERALGTFAEGPIVDRYEALYRRVLGQD; encoded by the coding sequence ATGCGCATCGGCATCTCCTGCTACAGCACCTTCGGCGGCTCGGGCGTCGTGGCCACGGAGGTGGGCAAGGCCCTGGCGGCCCGGGGCCACGAGGTGCACATCCTCAGCCCGAGCCTGCCGCCACGCCTGGTGGGCTTCGAGGACCGCATCACCTTCCACGAGGTGCGGGCCAGCCCCTACCCCCTGTTCGAGGATGCGCCCTATTCCATCGCCCTGGGCTCGAAGATGGCCGACGTGGCCGAGCACAACGGCCTGGACATCATCCATGCCCACTACGCCATACCCCACGCCATGGCGGCGCTGCTGGCGCGCATGGCCGTGCCCCACCTCAAGGTGGTGACCACCCTGCACGGCACGGACATCACGGTGGTGGGCAGCGATCCCAGCTACCTGCCCATGGTGAAGATGGCCATCCGCGAGAGCGACGGCGTCACGGCCGTTTCGGAGTATCTGCGGGACGAGACCGTCCGGACCTTCGGCGTGGACCGCGCCATCGACGTCATCGGCAACTTCGTGGAACCCCCGGGCCAGGAGCGGCCCGATTGCCGGGCCTGGCTGGCCCCCAAGGCCGCCTTCGTGCTGACCCACATCTCGAACTTCCGAGCCGTGAAGCGGGTCATGGACGTACTCAGGGTCTTCGAGCGGGTGCGGAAGGAAGTCCCCGTGCGCCTCATCATGGTGGGCGACGGCCCCGACCGCGTGGAGGCCGAGGCCTTCTGCCGGGACCGCGGCTTTGCCGCCGAGGTGCGGTTCACGGGCAAGCAGCTCGACATCGGCACCGTGCTGGCCTGTTCCGATCTGTTCATCCTGCCCAGCGCCACGGAGAGCTTCGGCCTGGCGGCCCTGGAGGCCATGGGCCACCGGGTGCCCGTCATCGCCAGCCGGGTGGGCGGCCTGCCGGAAGTGGTGCGGCACGGGGTGGACGGCTACCTCGAGGCCCTGGGCGACGTGGACGCCATGGCGGCCGATGCCGTCCGGCTGCTGCGGGACGAGGATCTGCGGCTGACCATGGGCACGGCCGCCCGGGAACGTGCCCTGGGCACCTTCGCCGAAGGGCCCATCGTGGACCGCTACGAGGCCCTGTACCGCCGTGTCCTGGGCCAGGACTGA
- a CDS encoding ligand-binding sensor domain-containing protein codes for MTVRQFVRMVLLLGLTGVAWATGGWRRPFEVLGPAQGLPDGGVLCIAQDADGFIWLGSEVGLFRYEGGQSSHWSRKEGMPSDHVDRLAASPTGGVWASTPQGLVRLRNGRLDLARFPDRTPFTGTLAMAHDPSGRLWIAATRGLFVEGEDLTFRPHPQGPPGQVFTVSVGQSGAMLVGGEHGLTAFRPGGGIESWNSSQGLPRTRIELAREDDQGRFWACSGRTLVMKEAGATRFTDQSRLLKAPVTPYGDFFLDRDGSLWLPTLKGALCLQGPKSAALDDTAGLPMRWVRKVFRDREGGLWLLGTAVARLQGNDQLWNHPLAEGPSGVIVWAFLRDVRGQLLVGTDDGVFRVGAASHARIPGTEGRRIKGLAIDGTGRLWMVGTTGPALWLGPGESTARVAPLGELGSALNTVMADGSGGIWAGHSRLGILHWDAGKQRLVQEVGPEVAPSGALGAFQMRQDASGRLWVATTRGLYLRERSGAWHLFDEKDGILPFGLHGMAFLPDGSAWVHYTEPQGLQRIRIDGTQVTVLERRRAGQGLRSDRIYALEVDPDGHAWASSSQGFECLDQPIRLGRREGMISEDCDLLALLAEKGRIWVGTSAGVVRYDGGEGPAALPPPLPQILFAQKGERRLEAPLAALEPVAPRESSLAFRVAVPSYRHEGQLKIQVRLVGLEEDWRDLEAPLTRYPSLPAGRYRFEVRAAQPDGAFGPVVSLAFEVLPRWWRTWWALALWGLAAAGLVVLIVRLRVASLAQSKVELEELVAKRTEELRSRNADLTEALGRVKQLSGLLPICASCKKIRDDRGYWNQLEQYISDHSEVGFSHGICPDCVGTLFPDYSGHHKTKAKGDP; via the coding sequence GTGACGGTTCGGCAATTCGTACGCATGGTCCTGCTCCTCGGGTTGACCGGGGTGGCCTGGGCCACCGGGGGCTGGCGACGTCCCTTCGAAGTGCTGGGACCGGCCCAGGGCCTCCCCGATGGGGGCGTCCTCTGCATCGCCCAGGATGCGGACGGGTTCATCTGGCTGGGCAGCGAGGTCGGGCTCTTCCGCTACGAGGGCGGGCAAAGCAGCCACTGGAGCCGGAAGGAGGGGATGCCCTCCGACCATGTGGACCGGCTGGCCGCAAGCCCCACCGGAGGCGTGTGGGCATCCACACCCCAGGGCCTGGTCCGGCTCCGGAATGGGCGCCTCGACCTGGCCCGTTTCCCGGATCGGACCCCCTTCACCGGCACCCTGGCGATGGCCCACGATCCTTCCGGGCGCCTCTGGATCGCCGCGACGCGGGGCCTCTTCGTGGAAGGGGAGGACCTGACCTTCAGGCCCCACCCTCAGGGCCCGCCGGGACAGGTCTTCACGGTGAGCGTGGGCCAGTCCGGAGCGATGCTCGTGGGCGGTGAGCATGGCCTGACCGCCTTCCGCCCCGGCGGCGGCATCGAATCCTGGAATTCGAGCCAGGGCCTGCCCCGGACCCGCATCGAGCTCGCCCGTGAAGACGATCAAGGCCGATTCTGGGCCTGCTCGGGCCGGACCCTGGTCATGAAGGAGGCCGGGGCGACCCGTTTCACCGATCAGTCCAGGCTCCTGAAGGCCCCGGTCACGCCCTACGGCGACTTCTTCCTGGATCGGGACGGGTCGCTCTGGCTGCCGACCCTGAAGGGCGCGCTGTGCCTCCAGGGTCCGAAGAGCGCCGCGCTGGACGATACCGCGGGCCTGCCCATGCGCTGGGTCCGGAAGGTCTTCCGGGACCGGGAAGGGGGCCTCTGGCTGCTGGGCACGGCGGTGGCCCGGCTGCAGGGAAACGATCAGCTCTGGAACCACCCACTGGCCGAGGGCCCCTCCGGCGTGATCGTCTGGGCCTTCCTGCGGGATGTCCGGGGACAGCTCCTGGTGGGCACAGATGACGGCGTCTTCCGGGTGGGCGCGGCCAGCCACGCGCGCATTCCGGGCACCGAGGGACGGCGCATCAAGGGGCTGGCGATCGACGGGACCGGCCGGCTCTGGATGGTGGGGACCACTGGACCCGCGCTGTGGCTCGGCCCTGGCGAATCGACGGCCAGGGTGGCCCCGCTGGGTGAGCTCGGCAGCGCCCTGAACACCGTCATGGCCGATGGGTCGGGCGGGATCTGGGCCGGCCATTCGCGGCTGGGCATCCTGCATTGGGACGCCGGGAAGCAGCGCCTGGTCCAGGAGGTGGGACCGGAGGTCGCGCCATCGGGGGCCCTGGGGGCATTCCAGATGCGCCAGGATGCCTCGGGCCGGCTGTGGGTGGCGACCACCCGCGGCCTCTACCTCCGGGAGCGCTCCGGGGCCTGGCACCTGTTCGACGAGAAGGACGGAATCCTGCCCTTCGGCCTGCATGGGATGGCCTTCCTGCCGGACGGCAGCGCCTGGGTCCACTACACCGAGCCCCAGGGCCTCCAGAGGATCCGCATCGACGGAACGCAGGTCACGGTGCTCGAGCGGCGCCGGGCGGGACAGGGGCTCCGCTCAGACCGGATCTACGCCCTGGAGGTCGACCCGGACGGCCACGCCTGGGCCAGCTCCAGCCAAGGTTTCGAGTGCCTCGACCAGCCCATCCGCCTGGGCCGTAGGGAAGGCATGATCAGCGAGGACTGCGATCTGCTGGCCCTGCTGGCCGAGAAGGGCCGGATCTGGGTGGGGACTTCGGCCGGCGTTGTCCGCTACGACGGTGGCGAAGGGCCGGCCGCCCTGCCACCCCCGCTGCCCCAGATCCTGTTCGCCCAGAAAGGGGAACGGCGGCTGGAAGCCCCCTTGGCGGCCCTGGAGCCGGTGGCGCCGAGGGAATCCAGCCTCGCCTTCCGCGTGGCCGTTCCCAGCTACCGCCACGAGGGCCAGCTGAAGATCCAGGTCCGCCTGGTGGGCCTGGAAGAGGACTGGCGAGACCTCGAAGCACCCCTGACGCGCTATCCGAGCCTGCCTGCCGGCAGGTACCGCTTCGAGGTCCGGGCGGCCCAGCCCGATGGGGCCTTCGGCCCCGTCGTCAGCCTCGCCTTCGAGGTCCTGCCCCGGTGGTGGCGCACCTGGTGGGCCCTGGCGCTGTGGGGCCTGGCCGCCGCCGGGCTGGTCGTCCTCATCGTCCGCCTGCGGGTGGCGAGCCTGGCGCAGAGCAAGGTGGAGCTGGAGGAGCTCGTCGCCAAGCGGACCGAAGAATTGCGGTCCCGGAACGCCGACCTCACCGAGGCGCTGGGCCGGGTGAAGCAGCTCTCGGGCCTGCTGCCCATCTGCGCGAGCTGCAAGAAGATCCGCGACGACCGGGGCTACTGGAACCAGCTGGAGCAGTACATCAGCGACCATTCGGAGGTGGGGTTCTCCCACGGCATCTGCCCAGATTGCGTGGGCACCCTGTTCCCGGACTACTCGGGCCACCATAAGACCAAGGCCAAGGGCGATCCCTGA
- a CDS encoding GAF domain-containing protein, with protein MPSRLHPNDGSVFDLFDGAKVVDVEALTLEVHQLREKENFLNRLLMAMTLLSRHRSIVSGDLGSALRDITRMAALSVQVQRASVWFLDETRTTLTCACIFDGLEGLHSEGARLSAGDYPTYFAEIERGRVVAAEDACQDSRTREFAEGYLVPLSITSMLDVPIKQGDKLAGVVCLEHTGPMRAWLPEEKQFAAFASSLVSLAIEATERLESAEKGR; from the coding sequence TTGCCTAGCCGGTTGCATCCAAACGACGGATCCGTCTTTGACCTCTTCGACGGGGCGAAGGTGGTGGATGTCGAGGCCCTGACCCTCGAGGTCCACCAGCTGCGGGAGAAGGAGAACTTCCTCAACCGCCTGCTCATGGCCATGACCCTGCTCAGCCGCCACCGGTCCATCGTGTCCGGAGACCTCGGCAGCGCGCTCCGCGACATCACCCGCATGGCGGCCCTCTCGGTCCAGGTGCAGCGGGCCAGTGTCTGGTTCCTCGACGAGACGCGGACGACCCTGACCTGCGCCTGCATCTTCGACGGGCTTGAAGGGCTCCACAGTGAAGGTGCGCGGTTGTCGGCCGGCGACTACCCCACGTATTTCGCAGAGATCGAACGCGGCCGGGTGGTGGCCGCCGAGGACGCCTGCCAGGATTCCCGCACGCGCGAGTTTGCCGAGGGCTACCTGGTCCCGCTGAGCATCACCTCCATGCTGGACGTGCCCATCAAGCAGGGCGACAAGCTGGCGGGCGTGGTCTGCCTCGAGCACACAGGCCCGATGCGGGCCTGGCTGCCGGAGGAGAAGCAGTTCGCGGCCTTCGCCTCCAGCCTGGTGAGCCTGGCCATCGAGGCCACGGAGCGCCTGGAGAGCGCGGAGAAGGGCCGGTAG
- a CDS encoding HU family DNA-binding protein: MAENLTKAELVEAVAKAADITKSAAAAAIGCFLGTISGHVGKGGKVTLVGFGTFSQKVRKARTGRNPQTGAAIKIGASKSMGFKASKAGAAKKAAPKKAAKKK; encoded by the coding sequence ATGGCCGAGAACCTCACCAAGGCTGAACTCGTCGAAGCCGTCGCCAAGGCTGCCGACATCACCAAGTCCGCCGCCGCCGCTGCGATCGGCTGCTTCCTCGGAACCATCTCCGGCCACGTCGGCAAGGGCGGGAAGGTGACCCTGGTCGGCTTCGGCACCTTCTCCCAGAAGGTCCGCAAGGCCCGCACCGGCCGCAACCCCCAGACTGGCGCCGCGATCAAGATCGGCGCTTCCAAGTCCATGGGCTTCAAGGCCTCCAAGGCCGGCGCCGCGAAGAAGGCCGCCCCCAAGAAGGCTGCCAAGAAGAAGTAG